In the Setaria italica strain Yugu1 chromosome VI, Setaria_italica_v2.0, whole genome shotgun sequence genome, one interval contains:
- the LOC101768712 gene encoding calcium/calmodulin-regulated receptor-like kinase 1 isoform X1, giving the protein MGRMKGVSEGLIIGITVGVVIGVLLAVGILLCFRYRRSRAQIRSSSSRRASTVPIRTNGVNACAMLSNSTTGQESPRELEDRGSSLWIEGPGRKSMISASGIPKYAYKELQKATSNFTTVLGQGAFGPVYKADMSSGEILAVKVLSNNSKQGEKEFHNEVLLLGRLHHRNLVNLVGYCADKGQHMLLYAYMPNGSLASHLYGENSAPLKWDLRVNIALDVARGLEYLHDGAVPPVVHRDIKSPNILLDQSMQARVADFGLSREEMVTRNGANIRGTYGYLDPEYVSTRSFTKKSDVYSYGVLLFELIAGRNPQQGLMEYVELAAINADGKTGWEEIADSRLEGAFDVEELNDMAAVAYRCVSRVSRKRPAMRDVAQALTRVLKHSRSRKHHSKRHPQARADDESVDLEGSEVQSSFSGLQREESVGSVSDLPDV; this is encoded by the exons ATGGGGAGAATGAAAGGGGTATCAGAAGGTCTGATCATCGGAATCACAGTTGGGGTGGTGATAGGAGTTCTGCTGGCAGTTGGAATCCTGCTGTGCTTTAGGTACCGGCGTTCCCGGGCGCAGATAAGGAGTAGCAGCTCAAGGAGGGCATCAACAGTCCCCATCCGCACCAATGGTGTTAATGCGTGTGCCATGCTCTCAAACTCGACCACAGGGCAGGAGTCTCCAAGGGAGCTTGAAGACCGTGGGAGTTCTCTGTGGATTGAAGGGCCTGGTAGAAAGAGCATGATTTCAGCTTCTGGAATACCCAAATATGCATACAA GGAACTACAGAAAGCTACCAGCAATTTCACAACAGTATTAGGCCAAGGAGCCTTCGGCCCTGTTTACAAAGCAGATATGTCTTCTGGTGAGATACTGGCTGTTAAAGTGCTTTCTAACAATTCAAAGCAAGGTGAAAAGGAGTTTCATAATGAG GTCTTACTTCTTGGGCGATTGCACCACAGGAATCTGGTGAATTTGGTTGGCTATTGTGCTGATAAAGGGCAACATATGTTATTGTATGCATACATGCCTAACGGGAGCCTTGCATCACACTTATATG GTGAAAACAGTGCACCGCTGAAGTGGGATTTGAGAGTAAACATAGCTCTGGATGTTGCTAGGGGTTTGGAGTACTTGCATGATGGG GCTGTTCCTCCTGTAGTTCACCGTGACATCAAATCGCCAAACATTTTGCTGGATCAGTCCATGCAGGCTAGG GTTGCAGACTTTGGATTATCAAGAGAGGAAATGGTTACTCGAAATGGAGCCAACATTCGAGGAACTTATGGATATCTTGATCCAGAGTATGTATCCACACGATCATTCACAAAGAAGAGTGATGTGTACAGCTACGGTGTTTTGCTATTTGAACTGATTGCTGGCAGAAATCCACAACAGGGTCTAATGGAATATGTTGAGCTT GCTGCAATCAACGCTGATGGAAAAACTGGGTGGGAGGAAATTGCAGATTCTCGGTTAGAAGGTGCATTTGACGTGGAAGAGCTCAACGACATGGCTGCTGTTGCTTACAGATGCGTAAGCCGTGTGTCCCGCAAACGCCCAGCGATGCGAGACGTTGCCCAGGCTCTGACCCGTGTGTTGAAGCACAGCCGCAGCAGGAAGCATCACAGCAAGAGGCATCCGCAAGCAAGGGcagatgatgaatctgttgactTGGAGGGCTCCGAGGTTCAGTCATCGTTCTCTGGCCTTCAGAGAGAAGAATCAGTTGGCAGCGTCTCTGATCTACCAGATGTTTGA
- the LOC101768712 gene encoding calcium/calmodulin-regulated receptor-like kinase 1 isoform X2: MGMFGCQRELQKATSNFTTVLGQGAFGPVYKADMSSGEILAVKVLSNNSKQGEKEFHNEVLLLGRLHHRNLVNLVGYCADKGQHMLLYAYMPNGSLASHLYGENSAPLKWDLRVNIALDVARGLEYLHDGAVPPVVHRDIKSPNILLDQSMQARVADFGLSREEMVTRNGANIRGTYGYLDPEYVSTRSFTKKSDVYSYGVLLFELIAGRNPQQGLMEYVELAAINADGKTGWEEIADSRLEGAFDVEELNDMAAVAYRCVSRVSRKRPAMRDVAQALTRVLKHSRSRKHHSKRHPQARADDESVDLEGSEVQSSFSGLQREESVGSVSDLPDV, translated from the exons ATGGGGATGTTTGGGTGTCAAAG GGAACTACAGAAAGCTACCAGCAATTTCACAACAGTATTAGGCCAAGGAGCCTTCGGCCCTGTTTACAAAGCAGATATGTCTTCTGGTGAGATACTGGCTGTTAAAGTGCTTTCTAACAATTCAAAGCAAGGTGAAAAGGAGTTTCATAATGAG GTCTTACTTCTTGGGCGATTGCACCACAGGAATCTGGTGAATTTGGTTGGCTATTGTGCTGATAAAGGGCAACATATGTTATTGTATGCATACATGCCTAACGGGAGCCTTGCATCACACTTATATG GTGAAAACAGTGCACCGCTGAAGTGGGATTTGAGAGTAAACATAGCTCTGGATGTTGCTAGGGGTTTGGAGTACTTGCATGATGGG GCTGTTCCTCCTGTAGTTCACCGTGACATCAAATCGCCAAACATTTTGCTGGATCAGTCCATGCAGGCTAGG GTTGCAGACTTTGGATTATCAAGAGAGGAAATGGTTACTCGAAATGGAGCCAACATTCGAGGAACTTATGGATATCTTGATCCAGAGTATGTATCCACACGATCATTCACAAAGAAGAGTGATGTGTACAGCTACGGTGTTTTGCTATTTGAACTGATTGCTGGCAGAAATCCACAACAGGGTCTAATGGAATATGTTGAGCTT GCTGCAATCAACGCTGATGGAAAAACTGGGTGGGAGGAAATTGCAGATTCTCGGTTAGAAGGTGCATTTGACGTGGAAGAGCTCAACGACATGGCTGCTGTTGCTTACAGATGCGTAAGCCGTGTGTCCCGCAAACGCCCAGCGATGCGAGACGTTGCCCAGGCTCTGACCCGTGTGTTGAAGCACAGCCGCAGCAGGAAGCATCACAGCAAGAGGCATCCGCAAGCAAGGGcagatgatgaatctgttgactTGGAGGGCTCCGAGGTTCAGTCATCGTTCTCTGGCCTTCAGAGAGAAGAATCAGTTGGCAGCGTCTCTGATCTACCAGATGTTTGA
- the LOC101769116 gene encoding uncharacterized protein LOC101769116, whose translation MAKIGAAILVCIVVLALDVTAGILGIEAQAAQNKVKKVTILFIECEKPSYKAYQLGLAAAVLLVVAHSIANFLGGCACICSQLEFIRASINRKLAATTIVLSWIALIAGFSLLLAGAMSNSKSKTSCGFTHGHTLALGGIMCFVHGGITVAYYVTATAAAHEG comes from the exons ATGGCTAAGATAGGAGCTGCTATTTTGGTCTGCATAGTGGTTTTGGCCCTGGATGTAACTGCTGGCATACTAGGGATTGAGGCGCAGGCTGCTCAGAACAAG GTTAAAAAGGTGACAATTCTCTTCATTGAATGTGAGAAACCATCATACAAAGCATACCAGCTTGGCCTCGCTGCTGCAGTTCTCCTGGTAGTTGCCCACTCAATCGCCAACTTCCTTGGTGGCTGTGCCTGCATCTGCTCCCAGCTTGAGTTCATCCGGGCATCCATTAACAGGAAACTGGCAGCTACTACCATAGTTCTCTCATG GATTGCCCTGATTGCCGGATTCTCGCTGCTGCTCGCCGGTGCCATGTCCAACTCCAAGTCCAAGACATCATGCGGGTTCACGCACGGACACACCCTAGCCCTCGGCGGGATCATGTGCTTCGTCCATGGCGGGATCACCGTCGCCTACTATGTCACCGCCACCGCTGCTGCCCACGAGGGTTAG
- the LOC101764390 gene encoding pentatricopeptide repeat-containing protein At5g50390, chloroplastic, with protein sequence MELQLAPPLGSLRPFASIHHRPKASTSATAAPSTSSSSETLKPRPRLPRQSPATAVHRPRPSPARLPSLCTAIERHAAAGRHAEALDAFRLARAASPFAPLPPATYHALLAAAAALREPGAVAAVAWHMESSGAEADAYTHNRVLGAYLSCGMLGEARRVFEGMPERNGVTWGIMMGGLVDRGRPRAALALFREMWEEEEGSGGREARPRVVVVAIRTATASGSLRAGRQLHCCVVKMGPCEDDESGRYLSCALLDMYSKCGRVDEARRVFEGMEPRQRTIVAWNSMLAGYVLHGHIEDALDLYNEMRRSGVDTDQFTFSTMLGVFSRLGLLEHAKQAHAGLIQKGLPLDIVGNTVLVDLYCKWGRMEDARNVFERMPKRNLISWNALIAGYGYHGMGDKAIEMFERLVAEGVVPNHVTFLAVLNACRFSGLVDKGKRIFQLMTRNPKTKPRAMHYACVIELFGREGLLDEAYSMIRRAPFTPTANMWGALLTASRVHKNMHLAKLAAEQLLAMEPEKINNYAVLLNLYISSGRQDDACKVVETLKRKGLCISNACSWVTVKKKDHRFFFKDSLHPQCAEIYRKLDTLMMEVKEAGYFAEENELLPDIHPDEQNIPRAYHSERLAVAFGLISTSPCTPLRITQSHRLCRDCHKIIKFLTKVTKREIVVRDGSRFHHFKLGTCSCGDYW encoded by the coding sequence ATGGAGCTGCAGCTCGCCCCGCCCCTCGGCAGCCTCCGCCCCTTCGCCTCCATCCACCACCGCCCCAAggcctccacctccgccaccgccgctccctccacctcctcttcctccgagACCCTCAAGCCCcgcccgcgcctcccacgccagagccccgccaccgccgtccacaGGCCCCGGCCCAGCCCCGcgcgcctcccctccctctgcACCGCCATCGAGCGGCACGCCGCGGCGGGCCGACACGCGGAGGCCCTCGAcgcgttccgcctcgcccgcgcggcGTCgcccttcgcgccgctcccgcccgccacCTACCACGCCctgctcgctgccgccgccgcgctgcgggAGCCCGGCGCGGTCGCGGCGGTGGCCTGGCACATGGAGAGCTCGGGGGCCGAGGCGGACGCCTACACGCACAACCGCGTCCTCGGGGCGTACCTCAGCTGCGGGATGCTCGGGGAGGCGCGGCGGGTGTTCGAGGGAATGCCGGAGCGGAACGGCGTCACGTGGGGGATCATGATGGGCGGGCTCGTCGACCGGGGAcgcccccgcgccgcgctcgcgcTGTTCCGGGAGatgtgggaggaggaggagggcagcggcggcagggaggCTCGGCCAAGGGTGGTCGTGGTGGCCATCCGCACGGCCACGGCGTCCGGGTCGTTGCGAGCCGGGCGGCAGCTGCACTGCTGCGTCGTCAAGATGGGTCCGTGCGAGGATGATGAAAGCGGCCGGTACCTCTCATGCGCGCTGCTCGACATGTACAGCAAGTGCGGGCGGGTCGACGAGGCGAGGCGGGTGTTTGAGGGAATGGAACCTCGTCAGAGGACCATCGTGGCATGGAACTCCATGTTAGCGGGATACGTGCTCCACGGGCACATCGAGGACGCGTTGGATCTGTACAACGAGATGCGCAGGAGCGGTGTTGACACGGACCAGTTCACGTTCTCCACGATGCTGGGGGTGTTCTCTAGGCTGGGGCTGCTGGAGCACGCGAAGCAGGCGCATGCTGGCCTGATACAGAAAGGGTTGCCTTTGGACATTGTAGGGAACACAGTGCTCGTTGACTTGTATTGCAAGTGGGGGAGGATGGAGGACGCGAGGAATGTCTTTGAGAGGATGCCTAAGAGGAACTTGATCTCTTGGAATGCTCTGATAGCAGGATACGGCTACCATGGCATGGGGGATAAGGCGATCGAGATGTTCGAGAGGCTGGTAGCTGAAGGTGTTGTGCCAAACCATGTGACGTTTCTAGCGGTACTGAATGCATGCCGGTTCTCTGGTCTTGTTGACAAAGGGAAGAGGATTTTCCAGTTGATGACTCGAAATCCAAAAACGAAACCACGGGCTATGCACTATGCATGTGTTATTGAGCTTTTTGGTAGAGAAGGCCTGCTAGATGAAGCCTATTCAATGATAAGGAGAGCACCGTTCACCCCAACCGCTAACATGTGGGGTGCCTTGCTCACTGCTAGCAGGGTCCATAAGAATATGCATCTTGCAAAATTAGCTGCCGAGCAGCTATTGGCGATGGAGCCTGAGAAAATAAACAATTATGCTGTGCTCCTCAACTTGTATATTAGCTCTGGTAGACAGGATGATGCTTGCAAGGTAGTTGAAACACTGAAGAGGAAAGGTCTATGTATCAGTAATGCTTGTAGCTGGGTCACAGTCAAGAAAAAAGATCATAGGTTTTTCTTTAAAGATAGTTTGCACCCACAATGTGCTGAAATATACAGGAAGTTAGATACATTAATGATGGAGGTAAAAGAAGCTGGTTATTTTGCTGAGGAGAATGAGTTGCTCCCTGATATTCATCCTGATGAGCAGAACATACCGAGAGCTTACCACAGTGAAAGACTGGCAGTTGCTTTTGGCCTTATCAGCACGTCTCCTTGTACTCCCTTGCGGATCACTCAAAGCCATCGTTTGTGTCGTGACTGTCACAAGATAATCAAGTTTTTGACAAAAGTTACCAAGAGGGAAATTGTTGTAAGGGATGGTAGCAGATTCCATCACTTCAAACTGGGAACCTGCTCTTGCGGCGACTACTGGTAA
- the LOC101769522 gene encoding transcription factor ILR3 produces the protein MSLPPAPAEGGGGGGSAGDDWFLDCGILDDLPAAACGAFPWDASPSSSNPSVEVGSYVNTNDVFKEPGSNKRLRSGSSGRPTSKASREKQRRDKLNDRFLELGSTLEPGKPIKADKAAILSDATRMVIQLRSEAQQLKDTNGSLEEKIKELKAEKDELRDEKQKLKLEKESLEHQMKLMTSAPAYMPHPTLMPAPFPQAPLAPFHPQGQAAGQKLMMPFVSYPGYPMWQFMPPSEVDTSKDSEACPPVA, from the exons ATGTCTCtccctccggctccggcggaaggcggcggcggcggcggttccgCAGGCGACGACTGGTTCCTCGACTGCGGCATCCTGGACGACCTACCGGCGGCGGCCTGCGGGGCCTTCCCGTGGGACGCGTCCCCGTCGTCCTCCAACCCCAG TGTGGAAGTGGGCAGCTATGTGAACACCAACGATGTCTTCAAGGAGCCTGGCAGTAATAAACG TTTAAGGTCGGGATCGTCTGGTAGGCCAACATCTAAAGCTTCTAGGGAAAAACAGAGAAGGGACAAGCTCAATGACAG GTTTCTTGAATTGGGCTCTACTTTGGAACCAGGGAAACCCATAAAAGCTGACAAAGCTGCCATTCTAAGTGATGCTACTCGCATGGTTATTCAACTTCGCTCTGAAGCACAACAGCTGAAGGACACTAATGGTAGTCTTGAAGAAAAGATTAAAGAACTAAAG GCAGAGAAGGATGAGCTTCGTGATGAGAAGCAGAAGCTGAAATTAGAGAAGGAGAGTTTAGAGCACCAGATGAAACTTATGACCTCAGCTCCAGCCTACATGCCTCATCCGACCCTGATGCCAGCGCCCTTCCCGCAGGCGCCGTTAGCACCATTCCATCCCCAGGGGCAAGCTGCAGGACAGAAGCTGATGATGCCCTTTGTTAGCTACCCGGGATACCCGATGTGGCAGTTCATGCCACCTTCTGAAGTCGACACCTCCAAGGACAGCGAAGCGTGCCCTCCTGTCGCATAA
- the LOC101764791 gene encoding chemocyanin → MVAILQASLLAVAVAVAVLATAASGATYTVGGPGGSWDLQTNLTAWASSIDFRSGDELVFKYDASAHNVVEVSSDDYRSCSAASPRSDVLRTGSDVVQLGGVSRYFICGVPGHCAAGMKLEVDPGCTTTLPPPAPPGAPGGITICSGGSGSPTVIMTPGVVSYGSGAAPVSSASLSSMLTTMASLLLAGLTIA, encoded by the coding sequence ATGGTGGCGATCCTACAAGCATCTCTGCtcgccgtggcggtggcggtggcggtgttggcgacggcggcgtccggCGCCACCTACACCGTCGGCGGGCCCGGGGGCTCCTGGGACCTCCAGACCAACCTCACCGCCTGGGCGTCCTCCATCGACTTCCGCTCCGGTGACGAGCTCGTGTTCAAGTACGACGCGTCGGCGCACAACGTCGTGGAGGTGAGCAGCGACGACTACCGCTCCTGCTCGGCGGCGAGCCCGCGGTCGGACGTCCTACGGACCGGCAGCGACGTCGTCCAGCTCGGCGGCGTCAGCCGCTACTTCATCTGCGGCGTGCCGGGGCACTGCGCCGCCGGGATGAAGCTGGAGGTCGACCCCGGGTGCACcacgacgctgccgccgccggccccgccagGCGCGCCGGGCGGCATCACGATCTGCTCAGGCGGCTCGGGCTCGCCGACGGTCATCATGACACCTGGTGTTGTCTCCTACGgctccggcgcggcgccggtgtCTTCAGCCAGCCTCAGCTCTATGCTTACCACCATGGCGTCGCTGCTGCTTGCTGGCCTCACCATTGCCTAG
- the LOC101765195 gene encoding protein STRICTOSIDINE SYNTHASE-LIKE 10 produces the protein MARRTSKLPQIATILLAVLLLLPSAAMGKAIDATKTQRLDLPDGLIGPESVAFDRRGAGPYVSISDGRILKYAGKSVGFTTFAYSPSYIKNNCDAPSELPSVATESSCGRPLGLRFHKNSGDLYIADAYMGLMRVGPNGGEATVLATEAGGVPLRFTNGVDVDQVTGDVYFTDSSTTYSRAQHQMVTASGDSTGRIMRYNRRTNKVTVLQSGVTYPNGIAISADRSHLIVALTGPCKLMRYWIRGPEAGTSELFADLPGYPDNVRPDGKGGYWVALHREKYELPFGKDSHLVAIRIGAEGEKLQEMRGPKDVRPTEAVERGDGKIYLGSVELPYVSIVSSV, from the coding sequence ATGGCACGGAGGACGTCGAAGCTGCCTCAGATCGCGACGATCCTGCTCGCCGTCCTGCTGCTCCTGCCGTCGGCCGCCATGGGCAAGGCCATCGACGCCACCAAGACCCAGCGCCTCGACCTGCCCGACGGGCTGATCGGCCCCGAGAGCGTCGCCTTCGACCGCCGTGGCGCCGGGCCCTATGTCAGCATCTCTGACGGCCGCATCCTCAAGTACGCCGGCAAGAGCGTCGGGTTTACCACTTTCGCGTACAGCCCTAGCTACATCAAGAACAACTGCGACGCACCGTCTGAGCTCCCATCGGTCGCCACCGAGAGCTCGTGCGGCCGGCCGCTTGGCCTTCGGTTCCACAAAAACTCTGGCGATCTGTACATCGCGGACGCATACATGGGGCTGATGCGCGTCGGGCCGAACGGTGGGGAGGCGACCGTGCTTGCCAccgaggccggcggcgtgccGTTACGCTTCACCAACGGGGTAGACGTCGACCAGGTCACCGGGGATGTCTACTTTACCGATAGTAGCACGACATACTCTCGGGCGCAGCATCAGATGGTCACCGCGTCGGGAGACTCGACGGGACGGATCATGAGATACAATCGACGGACTAACAAGGTCACCGTGCTCCAGTCCGGCGTGACATACCCCAATGGTATCGCCATTAGTGCCGACAGGAGCCACCTCATCGTCGCCCTTACTGGACCATGCAAGCTGATGAGGTATTGGATCCGGGGGCCTGAGGCAGGGACATCCGAGTTGTTCGCTGACCTGCCGGGATACCCGGACAATGTGAGGCCTGATGGAAAGGGAGGGTATTGGGTGGCGTTGCACCGTGAGAAGTATGAGCTCCCGTTTGGAAAGGACAGCCACTTGGTCGCTATTAGGATCGGCGCTGAAGGTGAGAAGTTACAAGAGATGAGGGGTCCCAAGGATGTTCGACCAACAGAGGCAGTGGAACGAGGGGACGGCAAAATTTATCTTGGATCCGTAGAGTTGCCATATGTTAGCATTGTTAGTAGTGTTTAG